In Flavobacterium sp. N3904, one DNA window encodes the following:
- a CDS encoding 2Fe-2S iron-sulfur cluster-binding protein produces MDVLIKIKDREGIVHELQAPTDMAMNIMELCKAYELPVEGTCGGMAMCASCQCYVLNDIALPEMGDDEEAMLSEAFYVKLNSRLGCQIPITESLEGLELELAPEN; encoded by the coding sequence ATGGATGTTTTAATAAAAATAAAAGACAGGGAAGGAATTGTTCATGAATTGCAAGCTCCTACAGATATGGCAATGAACATAATGGAATTATGCAAAGCCTACGAATTGCCTGTTGAAGGAACTTGCGGAGGAATGGCCATGTGTGCTTCTTGTCAATGTTATGTTCTTAACGATATTGCATTGCCCGAAATGGGAGATGATGAAGAAGCCATGCTTTCTGAAGCTTTTTATGTAAAATTAAACAGCCGTTTGGGTTGCCAAATTCCTATTACTGAAAGCCTTGAAGGTTTGGAATTAGAATTAGCACCAGAAAATTAA
- a CDS encoding tRNA1(Val) (adenine(37)-N6)-methyltransferase — MSKFQFKQFAVEQDRCAMKIGTDGVLLGAWAPLGNNPYSILDIGTGTGIIALMLAQRSHAEQIDALEIDEDAYEQSVDNFENSPWSDRLFCFHAGLDEFVEEPEDEYDIIVSNPPFYTEDYKTENDQRDLARFADAMPFEDLIEAADLLLSENGIFSVIIPFKEEEKFIALAREFELYPIKITRVKGTPTTEIKRSLLAFSRNKNTVLPEDVLVIETKRHAYTPDYIALTEKFYLKM, encoded by the coding sequence ATGTCTAAATTCCAATTCAAACAATTCGCTGTTGAACAAGATCGTTGCGCCATGAAAATTGGCACAGATGGTGTTTTATTAGGCGCTTGGGCTCCTTTAGGAAACAATCCTTATAGCATTCTTGACATTGGAACCGGAACTGGAATCATTGCTTTAATGCTTGCGCAAAGAAGTCATGCCGAACAAATTGACGCTTTGGAAATTGATGAAGATGCATATGAACAATCCGTAGATAATTTCGAAAATTCACCTTGGAGTGATCGTTTGTTTTGCTTTCACGCCGGGTTAGACGAATTTGTAGAAGAACCCGAAGACGAATATGATATAATTGTTTCCAATCCTCCATTTTATACCGAAGATTACAAAACTGAAAATGACCAACGTGATTTGGCTCGTTTTGCAGATGCAATGCCTTTTGAAGATTTAATCGAAGCTGCGGATTTATTACTTTCGGAAAATGGAATTTTTTCGGTTATTATTCCTTTTAAAGAGGAAGAAAAATTTATTGCATTAGCACGAGAATTCGAATTGTATCCTATAAAAATTACTCGTGTCAAAGGAACTCCAACTACTGAAATTAAACGCAGTTTATTGGCTTTTAGCCGAAATAAAAACACTGTTCTTCCTGAAGATGTATTGGTTATCGAAACGAAAAGACATGCATATACTCCTGATTATATTGCTCTTACCGAAAAATTTTACTTGAAGATGTAA
- a CDS encoding 30S ribosomal protein S16, which yields MSVKIRLQRHGKKGKPFYWVVAADARSKRDGKYLEKIGTYNPNTNPATIDLNLDSAVKWLHNGAQPTETAKAILSYKGALLKHHLDGGIRKGALTQEQADAKLAAWLEAKAGKVDAKKEGLSKAEVAARAKAFKAEQEVNAKRLAAAAQAEADAIAAATPAVEEEVAEVEAEEAPAAEENNETTEA from the coding sequence ATGTCAGTAAAAATTAGATTACAAAGACACGGTAAAAAAGGAAAACCTTTTTACTGGGTTGTAGCTGCAGATGCACGCTCAAAAAGAGATGGTAAATACCTAGAAAAAATTGGTACTTACAATCCAAACACAAACCCTGCTACTATAGATTTAAATCTTGATAGCGCAGTAAAATGGTTGCACAATGGTGCACAACCTACTGAAACAGCAAAAGCAATTCTTTCTTACAAAGGAGCTTTATTGAAACACCACCTAGATGGAGGTATTCGTAAAGGAGCTTTGACTCAAGAACAGGCTGATGCAAAATTAGCTGCTTGGTTAGAAGCTAAAGCTGGAAAAGTTGACGCTAAAAAAGAAGGTTTGTCTAAAGCAGAAGTTGCTGCTAGAGCCAAAGCATTCAAAGCGGAACAAGAAGTAAATGCAAAACGTTTAGCTGCTGCTGCTCAAGCTGAAGCTGATGCTATTGCTGCTGCAACTCCTGCTGTTGAAGAAGAAGTTGCTGAAGTTGAAGCTGAAGAAGCTCCTGCTGCTGAAGAAAATAACGAAACAACTGAAGCATAA
- a CDS encoding DUF6252 family protein: protein MKKFFFIVTALFVLVSCEDQVKFNNPALQGLKDNEIWRATLITAVQSADGSLTIEAYLKNEILTLTTVSTNVQSYPLGVNLYNRAFFYQKGSAENTTFSTGIESGNGQIVITEFDTVNHTITGTFSFNAKNESEDPLAISNVNFRQGVFYKVPITNVTK, encoded by the coding sequence ATGAAGAAGTTTTTTTTTATAGTTACGGCACTGTTTGTTTTAGTTTCTTGTGAGGATCAAGTTAAGTTTAACAACCCCGCATTACAAGGCTTGAAAGATAATGAAATTTGGCGAGCTACTTTGATAACCGCCGTTCAATCTGCAGATGGTTCATTGACTATAGAAGCCTATCTAAAAAATGAAATTTTGACTTTGACAACTGTTTCTACAAATGTACAAAGTTACCCTCTTGGAGTGAATCTTTATAATAGAGCATTTTTTTATCAAAAAGGGAGTGCCGAAAATACAACCTTCTCTACTGGAATTGAAAGCGGCAATGGTCAGATTGTAATCACAGAATTTGACACTGTGAATCATACTATTACTGGAACTTTTTCATTTAATGCTAAAAACGAATCTGAAGATCCATTAGCGATTTCAAATGTGAATTTTAGGCAAGGTGTTTTTTATAAAGTTCCTATTACCAATGTTACAAAATAG
- a CDS encoding NifU family protein has protein sequence MKAEELTNNVLKALDEIRPFLNSDGGDITLISIDEGKHVKVRLEGACTSCSVNQMTLRAGVETTIKKFAPQIETVVNVL, from the coding sequence ATGAAAGCAGAAGAATTAACTAATAATGTTTTAAAGGCCCTTGACGAAATAAGACCTTTTTTAAATTCGGATGGAGGAGATATCACCCTTATTTCAATTGATGAAGGAAAACATGTAAAAGTGCGTCTTGAAGGAGCTTGTACCAGCTGTAGTGTAAATCAAATGACGCTGAGAGCAGGTGTTGAAACTACAATAAAGAAGTTTGCTCCACAAATTGAAACAGTTGTGAATGTTTTATAA
- a CDS encoding DUF3050 domain-containing protein, whose translation MNIATINSKINSQKQQLLDHPLYKKVNTLEDLHTFLESHVYAVWDFMSLLKALQNKLTCTTTPWFATPNPETRYLINEIVLAEESDLSINGRRMSHFEMYIEAMQDCGAKTSRIEQFLEDVNSLQNIFVAIKKSDLHPNIKAFLDFTFRVIEEGKSHEIAAAFTFGREDLIPSMFTEILKNFQSSFPAKDLSKLIYYFERHIELDADEHGPMAMKMITELCGEDPKKWLEVEEISILALEKRIGLWDAIEQQIAMKVEMV comes from the coding sequence ATGAACATTGCAACAATCAATTCAAAAATTAATAGTCAAAAACAACAATTATTAGACCATCCTTTATACAAAAAAGTAAATACACTTGAAGATTTACATACTTTTTTAGAAAGTCATGTATATGCGGTTTGGGATTTTATGTCGTTATTAAAAGCTTTACAAAATAAACTTACCTGTACTACAACTCCTTGGTTTGCAACACCAAATCCAGAAACAAGATATTTAATTAACGAAATTGTATTGGCTGAGGAAAGTGACTTAAGTATTAATGGTCGACGTATGAGTCATTTTGAAATGTACATTGAAGCTATGCAAGATTGTGGAGCAAAAACTTCTAGAATTGAACAATTTTTAGAAGATGTAAACTCCCTTCAAAACATATTTGTTGCTATAAAAAAAAGTGATTTACACCCAAATATAAAAGCATTCCTTGATTTTACTTTTAGAGTAATTGAAGAAGGAAAATCGCACGAAATTGCAGCTGCATTTACGTTTGGGAGAGAAGATTTAATTCCGAGTATGTTTACTGAAATTTTGAAAAACTTTCAATCCAGTTTTCCGGCAAAAGACTTAAGCAAACTGATTTATTATTTTGAAAGACATATTGAATTGGATGCTGATGAACATGGCCCAATGGCGATGAAAATGATCACCGAACTTTGCGGAGAGGATCCAAAAAAATGGTTGGAAGTTGAAGAGATATCAATTTTAGCGTTAGAAAAAAGAATAGGGCTTTGGGATGCTATCGAGCAACAAATAGCTATGAAAGTCGAAATGGTTTGA
- a CDS encoding alpha-isopropylmalate synthase regulatory domain-containing protein, whose amino-acid sequence MEKRKIEIMDTTLRDGEQTSGVSFSAAEKLTIAQLLLEELNIDRIEIASARVSEGEFQGVKGIMSWAEEKGYTDRIEVLAFVDGGISIEWMKKAGAKVQNLLTKGSLNHLTHQLKKTPEQHFAEIAESIALANENGIVTNVYLEDWSNGMRNSPEYVFQYLDFLVTQPVKRILLPDTLGVLIPSDTFEFISKITAKYPNIHFDFHAHNDYDLSIANVMEAVKAGISGLHVTVNGMGERAGNAPLESTVAVINDFMPEVKINIKESSLYSVSKLVETFTGYRIPANKPIVGDNVFTQTAGIHADGDNKNNLYFNDLLPERFGRKRKYALGKTSGKANIEKNLQELGLKLNPEDLKLVTQRIIELGDKKETVTKEDLPYIISDVLDSQSYEEKIVVESYILVHAKGLRPSTTLCLKIEGEIFEENAQGDGQFDAFMNALSKIYKSRKMILPKLVDYAVRIPPGSSSDALCETIITWTHNGKEFKTRGLDSDQTVAAIIATQKMLNVVII is encoded by the coding sequence ATGGAAAAAAGAAAAATTGAAATAATGGATACCACACTGCGCGATGGAGAACAAACCTCGGGAGTGTCTTTTTCTGCTGCAGAAAAATTAACCATTGCGCAATTATTGCTGGAAGAACTAAATATTGACCGTATCGAAATTGCATCAGCTCGTGTAAGCGAAGGTGAATTTCAAGGTGTAAAAGGAATTATGTCTTGGGCTGAGGAAAAAGGATATACTGACAGAATCGAAGTCCTGGCTTTTGTCGATGGTGGAATTTCTATCGAATGGATGAAAAAAGCGGGAGCCAAAGTTCAAAACTTATTGACTAAAGGTTCTCTGAATCATTTGACGCATCAATTAAAAAAAACACCGGAGCAACATTTTGCCGAAATTGCAGAATCTATTGCTTTGGCGAATGAAAATGGAATAGTAACTAATGTTTACCTTGAAGATTGGAGTAACGGCATGCGCAATTCCCCTGAATATGTTTTTCAATATTTGGATTTTTTGGTAACACAACCCGTTAAAAGAATATTACTGCCCGATACTTTGGGTGTTCTTATTCCATCGGACACTTTTGAATTTATATCTAAAATCACCGCAAAATACCCTAACATTCATTTTGATTTTCATGCCCATAATGACTATGATTTAAGCATTGCTAATGTGATGGAAGCTGTAAAAGCTGGTATAAGTGGACTGCACGTTACGGTAAACGGAATGGGAGAGCGCGCTGGAAATGCTCCGCTAGAAAGTACTGTTGCTGTGATTAATGATTTTATGCCTGAGGTAAAAATCAACATCAAAGAATCATCTTTATATTCAGTGAGCAAACTCGTAGAAACGTTTACAGGTTATAGAATTCCCGCTAACAAACCAATTGTAGGCGATAATGTTTTTACACAAACCGCAGGAATTCACGCGGATGGCGACAACAAAAACAATTTGTATTTTAATGATTTACTTCCGGAACGATTTGGAAGAAAACGAAAATATGCATTAGGAAAAACTTCCGGCAAAGCCAATATCGAAAAAAACCTTCAAGAATTAGGATTAAAACTAAACCCTGAGGATTTGAAATTGGTAACCCAACGAATTATCGAATTGGGAGACAAAAAAGAAACGGTTACCAAGGAAGATTTGCCATACATCATTTCGGATGTATTGGATAGCCAATCTTATGAAGAAAAAATTGTAGTCGAATCCTATATATTGGTTCATGCCAAAGGGTTGCGTCCATCTACAACACTATGTTTAAAAATCGAAGGTGAAATTTTTGAAGAAAATGCACAAGGAGATGGTCAATTTGATGCTTTTATGAATGCGCTTTCCAAAATTTACAAATCCAGAAAAATGATTTTGCCTAAATTAGTCGATTATGCGGTTCGCATTCCACCAGGCAGTAGCTCGGATGCATTATGCGAAACCATTATAACCTGGACTCACAACGGAAAAGAATTTAAAACAAGGGGACTAGATTCCGACCAAACTGTAGCCGCTATCATTGCCACTCAAAAAATGCTGAATGTGGTTATTATTTAA
- a CDS encoding RNA recognition motif domain-containing protein, translated as MNIFVGSLPFSIEEADLRESFEAYGAVDSVKIITDKFTGRSKGFGFVEMTNDDEAQKAIDELNGATVQGRAIVVNKSEPKPEGERRSFNNNSRGGDSRGGYGGGNSRGGDNRGGGDRGGRY; from the coding sequence ATGAATATTTTTGTTGGAAGCCTTCCATTCAGTATTGAGGAAGCAGATTTAAGAGAGTCTTTCGAGGCGTACGGAGCAGTTGATTCAGTTAAAATTATCACAGATAAATTTACAGGAAGAAGTAAAGGATTTGGTTTTGTTGAAATGACAAATGATGACGAAGCTCAAAAAGCAATTGACGAATTGAACGGAGCTACTGTTCAAGGACGTGCAATCGTAGTAAACAAATCTGAACCAAAACCAGAAGGTGAAAGAAGAAGTTTTAACAATAACAGTCGTGGTGGAGATTCACGCGGTGGTTATGGTGGTGGAAACAGCCGTGGTGGAGACAACCGTGGAGGTGGAGACAGAGGAGGAAGATATTAA
- a CDS encoding acyl-CoA dehydrogenase family protein produces MRPDLFQAPDYYNLDDLLSDEHKLVRDSARAWVKREVSPIIEEYAQKAEFPKQIIKGLGEIGGFGPYIPEEYGGAGLDQISYGLIMQEIERGDSGVRSTSSVQSSLVMYPIWKYGNEEQRKKYLPKLATGEFMGCFGLTEPNYGSDPGSMITNFKDMGDHYLLNGAKMWISNAPFADIAIVWAKNEEGRIHGLIVERGMAGFSTPETHNKWSLRASSTGELIFDNVKVPKENLLPNKSGLGAPLGCLDSARYGIAWGAIGAAMDCYDTALRYAKERIQFDKPIAGTQLQQKKLAEMITEITKAQLLTWRLGVLRNEGRATTAQISMAKRNNVDMAIHIAREARQMLGGMGITGEYSIMRHMMNLESVITYEGTHDIHLLITGMDVTGIPAFK; encoded by the coding sequence ATGAGACCCGATTTATTTCAAGCCCCAGATTATTACAATCTAGATGATTTATTAAGTGACGAACACAAATTGGTTCGTGATTCTGCCCGAGCTTGGGTAAAACGCGAAGTTTCTCCGATTATCGAAGAATATGCACAAAAAGCTGAATTCCCAAAACAAATAATAAAAGGTTTGGGCGAAATTGGTGGTTTTGGCCCTTATATACCAGAAGAATATGGTGGAGCTGGACTCGATCAAATATCCTATGGGTTAATCATGCAAGAAATAGAACGTGGCGATTCGGGCGTTCGTTCTACCTCATCTGTACAATCTTCGTTGGTTATGTATCCTATTTGGAAATATGGAAACGAAGAACAAAGGAAGAAATATTTACCAAAATTGGCCACTGGAGAATTTATGGGTTGTTTTGGATTGACCGAACCTAACTATGGATCAGACCCTGGAAGTATGATTACCAATTTTAAAGACATGGGCGATCATTATTTATTAAATGGCGCCAAAATGTGGATTTCAAATGCTCCTTTTGCCGATATTGCCATTGTTTGGGCAAAAAATGAAGAAGGAAGAATTCACGGATTAATCGTAGAACGAGGCATGGCAGGTTTTAGCACTCCTGAAACCCACAATAAATGGTCGCTTCGTGCCTCTTCTACAGGAGAATTGATTTTTGATAATGTAAAAGTTCCTAAAGAAAATTTACTCCCTAATAAATCAGGATTGGGAGCACCACTTGGTTGCTTGGATTCAGCACGTTACGGAATTGCATGGGGCGCTATTGGTGCTGCAATGGATTGCTACGACACCGCTTTGCGATATGCCAAAGAGAGAATTCAGTTTGACAAACCTATTGCCGGAACACAATTGCAACAAAAGAAATTGGCAGAAATGATTACTGAAATCACCAAAGCACAATTACTAACCTGGAGACTTGGAGTTTTAAGAAATGAAGGAAGAGCCACAACTGCTCAAATCTCGATGGCCAAAAGAAATAATGTAGACATGGCCATACATATTGCTCGTGAAGCAAGACAAATGCTGGGCGGAATGGGAATTACCGGCGAATATTCTATAATGCGCCACATGATGAACTTAGAGTCAGTAATTACTTACGAAGGGACACATGATATTCATTTACTGATTACAGGAATGGATGTTACTGGAATCCCAGCTTTCAAATAG
- the leuB gene encoding 3-isopropylmalate dehydrogenase has product MKFNIALLAGDGIGPEVINEAVKVSDAIAKKFNHEITWTPALTGACAIDAVGVPYPDETHEICMAADAVLFGAIGHPKYDNNPSAPVRPEQGLLLMRKKLGLFANVRPTFTFPSLIDNSPLKRERIEGTDLVFLRELTGGIYFGEKGRRDNGETAFDNCVYTRVEVQRLAKKGFELAMTRSKKLCCVDKANVLETSRLWRETVQAMEKDYPEVEVSYEFVDAVAMRLVQWPNSYDVLITENLFGDILTDEASVISGSMGLMPSASVGEHTSLYEPIHGSYPQATGLNIANPLATVLSAAMMFEDAFGLKEEAEAIRSVVNKSLEQGIVTEDLVAKGAKAYKTSEVGDWLVANL; this is encoded by the coding sequence ATGAAATTCAATATTGCCCTTTTAGCCGGAGACGGAATCGGACCAGAAGTAATTAACGAAGCGGTTAAAGTTTCGGATGCCATTGCCAAAAAATTCAACCACGAAATCACTTGGACACCTGCTCTTACAGGAGCTTGTGCAATTGATGCCGTTGGTGTTCCTTACCCAGACGAAACCCATGAAATTTGTATGGCTGCCGACGCTGTTCTTTTTGGAGCTATCGGACACCCAAAATACGATAACAACCCAAGTGCTCCCGTTCGTCCGGAACAAGGTTTGTTGTTAATGCGAAAAAAATTAGGGTTGTTTGCCAATGTTCGTCCAACTTTTACTTTTCCATCATTGATTGATAATTCTCCTTTAAAAAGAGAGCGTATTGAAGGAACTGATTTGGTTTTCTTAAGAGAATTAACCGGAGGAATTTATTTTGGAGAAAAAGGAAGAAGAGACAACGGAGAAACTGCTTTTGACAATTGTGTGTACACTAGAGTTGAAGTGCAGCGTTTGGCAAAAAAAGGATTCGAATTGGCGATGACGCGCTCCAAAAAATTATGTTGTGTGGATAAAGCCAATGTATTGGAGACATCTCGTTTGTGGAGAGAAACCGTTCAAGCTATGGAGAAAGACTATCCAGAAGTTGAAGTGTCTTACGAATTTGTAGATGCAGTTGCTATGCGTTTGGTACAATGGCCAAACTCGTATGACGTATTGATAACAGAAAATTTATTTGGAGATATTCTGACCGATGAAGCTTCTGTTATTTCAGGGTCAATGGGATTAATGCCATCAGCTTCTGTTGGTGAACACACTTCATTATATGAACCAATTCACGGTTCTTATCCTCAAGCAACTGGATTAAACATTGCCAATCCATTGGCGACTGTTTTATCAGCAGCAATGATGTTTGAAGATGCTTTTGGATTAAAAGAAGAAGCCGAAGCGATTAGATCCGTAGTGAACAAATCATTGGAACAAGGAATTGTAACCGAAGATTTAGTAGCCAAAGGCGCTAAAGCATATAAAACTAGTGAAGTTGGTGACTGGTTGGTTGCTAACTTATAA
- the rimM gene encoding ribosome maturation factor RimM (Essential for efficient processing of 16S rRNA): MRKEDCFYLGKIAKKFSFKGEVLAYLDTDEPELYENLESVFVECNKHLVPFFIENCNLHKNDFLRIRFEDINTEEEADAIIGNDLYLPLKMLPKLSGNKFYFHEVIGFEVEDKRLGYVGEIQSINDTTAQPLFEVLKGDVEILIPMIDHFLVKIDRDNKKVIMDLPEGLIEMYL; the protein is encoded by the coding sequence ATGCGTAAAGAAGATTGTTTCTATTTGGGTAAAATCGCCAAAAAATTTAGTTTCAAAGGTGAAGTACTGGCCTATTTAGACACAGACGAACCGGAGTTATACGAAAACTTGGAATCAGTGTTTGTTGAATGCAACAAACACTTGGTTCCTTTTTTTATTGAAAATTGCAACTTACACAAAAACGATTTTCTTAGAATTCGTTTTGAAGATATAAATACCGAAGAAGAAGCCGATGCTATTATAGGCAACGATCTTTATCTTCCTTTAAAAATGTTGCCCAAACTTTCGGGGAACAAATTCTACTTTCATGAAGTTATAGGTTTTGAAGTAGAAGATAAACGTCTGGGATATGTTGGAGAAATTCAATCTATCAATGACACAACAGCTCAACCACTTTTTGAAGTTCTAAAAGGTGATGTTGAAATATTGATTCCAATGATTGATCATTTTCTTGTAAAAATAGACCGCGACAACAAAAAAGTCATTATGGATTTACCGGAAGGCTTGATCGAGATGTACCTTTAG
- a CDS encoding Mrp/NBP35 family ATP-binding protein: MKIDKKDILKALETITIAGEGKNMVESGAIANVVTFGDEVVVDLVLHTPAMHIKKRAEDDIKKTILELVSPDAKIKVNIKVEVAENPNQIKGKAIPGIKNIIAVASGKGGVGKSTVTANLAVTLAKMGFSVGVLDADIYGPSMPIMFDVENEKPISVTVDGKSKMKPVESYEVKILSIGFFTSPSQAVIWRGPMASKALNQMIFDADWGELDFMLIDLPPGTGDIHLSIMQSLPVTGAVVVSTPQAVALADAKKGVSMFMSEAINVPVLGIIENMAYFTPEELPSNKYYIFGKEGAKDLAQDLDVAFLGEVPIVQSIREAGDYGRPAALQTGSIIENVFEEITRNVVQEVVNRNENLAPTEAIKITTMAGCSSVRK; the protein is encoded by the coding sequence ATGAAAATAGATAAAAAAGATATCCTTAAAGCATTAGAGACAATAACTATTGCTGGTGAAGGAAAAAATATGGTAGAAAGCGGAGCAATAGCAAATGTTGTTACTTTTGGAGATGAGGTCGTTGTGGATTTAGTTTTGCACACCCCTGCAATGCACATCAAAAAAAGAGCTGAGGACGATATCAAAAAAACAATACTCGAATTGGTTTCACCGGATGCTAAAATCAAAGTAAATATAAAAGTAGAAGTTGCTGAAAATCCAAATCAAATAAAAGGGAAAGCAATTCCAGGAATTAAAAATATTATAGCAGTTGCTTCTGGAAAAGGAGGCGTAGGAAAATCTACAGTTACGGCAAATTTAGCAGTGACCTTAGCAAAAATGGGGTTTTCTGTAGGTGTTTTGGATGCAGATATTTATGGACCATCTATGCCGATCATGTTTGATGTAGAAAATGAAAAACCAATTTCGGTAACAGTTGATGGAAAATCAAAAATGAAACCTGTGGAAAGTTATGAAGTAAAAATACTCTCGATTGGGTTTTTTACTTCTCCAAGCCAAGCGGTAATCTGGAGAGGACCTATGGCTTCTAAAGCGCTGAATCAAATGATATTTGATGCAGATTGGGGTGAACTGGACTTTATGCTAATTGATTTACCTCCAGGAACAGGGGATATTCATCTTTCTATTATGCAATCACTGCCTGTAACAGGAGCAGTAGTTGTAAGCACCCCGCAAGCGGTTGCTCTGGCCGATGCCAAAAAAGGAGTTTCTATGTTTATGTCTGAGGCTATAAATGTACCTGTTTTGGGGATTATAGAAAATATGGCATATTTTACACCAGAAGAATTGCCGTCCAATAAATACTATATTTTTGGAAAAGAAGGGGCAAAAGATTTGGCACAAGATTTAGACGTTGCATTTCTCGGCGAAGTGCCTATTGTACAATCTATCCGCGAAGCAGGGGATTACGGTCGACCGGCTGCGTTGCAAACAGGTTCAATTATAGAAAATGTTTTTGAAGAAATTACCAGAAATGTTGTTCAGGAAGTCGTTAATAGAAATGAAAATTTAGCCCCTACTGAAGCTATAAAAATTACTACTATGGCGGGATGCTCATCTGTTAGAAAATAA
- a CDS encoding SGNH/GDSL hydrolase family protein encodes MIQSVKISILFLSCFLISCQSDNSDSKTAVSPIIKPLVLTLETKPDPIKYLALGDSYTIGQSVCETCRFPEQLKSSLYNLNTNNSFLLKIIAQTGWTTSNLLSAINTQNPTTDYDLVTLLIGVNNQYQGSSFSVYEKEFPELIDKAILLGKGDKRNVIVVSIPDYAFTPFGNGKTTITTEIDKYNSFAKNYCLQNAIAFINITDITRQGLSDLSLVAKDNLHPSEKAYGLFVERILPQAVSTLQNKN; translated from the coding sequence ATGATACAATCAGTAAAAATAAGCATACTCTTTTTAAGTTGTTTTTTAATCAGTTGCCAATCTGACAATAGTGACTCTAAAACTGCAGTATCTCCAATAATTAAGCCGCTAGTTCTAACTTTAGAAACAAAACCAGACCCAATAAAATATTTGGCTCTGGGTGATAGCTATACCATAGGGCAAAGTGTTTGCGAGACTTGCAGATTTCCAGAACAATTGAAAAGCAGTTTGTACAATTTGAATACCAACAATAGTTTTTTACTAAAAATAATTGCACAAACCGGTTGGACTACTAGCAATCTACTTTCTGCAATAAATACTCAAAATCCAACTACAGATTATGACTTGGTTACATTACTCATTGGTGTGAATAACCAATATCAGGGAAGTTCATTTTCCGTTTACGAAAAAGAATTTCCTGAACTTATAGATAAGGCTATTTTATTGGGAAAGGGAGATAAAAGAAATGTAATTGTAGTTTCTATTCCAGATTATGCTTTTACTCCTTTTGGAAACGGAAAAACTACAATTACAACAGAAATTGACAAATACAATTCTTTTGCAAAAAATTATTGCTTACAAAACGCAATTGCCTTTATAAATATTACTGATATAACCAGACAAGGACTGTCTGATCTAAGCCTTGTGGCAAAAGACAATCTTCATCCTTCAGAAAAAGCATATGGATTGTTTGTAGAACGTATATTACCCCAAGCAGTTAGTACTTTACAAAATAAAAATTAA